The Anoplolepis gracilipes chromosome 14, ASM4749672v1, whole genome shotgun sequence genome includes a window with the following:
- the Cnn gene encoding uncharacterized protein Cnn isoform X2: protein MAEFEETMMSSFVKTMELDITNNMPLQDITMSQTMPLTNGGNTKAYGENFSEDKTGATMARSGSCGGGGGGGGGVGYGRTMKEYEDELSNLKKENFQLKLRIYFLEEKNPGRSGISSSDEDIIKTNVELKDELEKLRKELKEKQVLLNQAATAFKLYEEQKAKTQDQYQQLLETEREKVAKLEKELAEQREGELDASAYYTGTFGTTPEQALKNAEKLRQMEELVASLETEVKQTTVTLEEERYWAEELENERDQFRQQLDMQTQLREKQDCERMRSIEKLREEVKELKEELLKKDSIVQQYKDDLSERDRLLKQKNTILEEKCRMYEELNQVSEKRKKQIVQLRTSVKTRDDALAEINNKHRTLLSQCENYGKRSPPNSPSTTLSAEYLPLFVGQNTTKYDAFDRELNSKENTICLSSSLGRDGKEVRQLIKELEERDNELKRQEEIRKQLILKLCNAQKQIENSEQKLKKVEGEQEKALKAIQGFVQREQQIQDIYSRKEQQILELETELRKRKNNHDLVSLKDLGIKNVDNSENDSCEQQRFEEMESKINDLREQIETIKAEKSLLEKRTQVESEELQERLHDKEQRIEFLETEKQIITEKLKDKIAELDKLKHTETNSVNEVTTTDHHNDTPRRDELLEQLNQRNLEIEEKNRKIEQLTKELQVTTQNLQKLVNTELWSKNKEIAKLHNHMTASYGHDKSRNKSETVQEADNSQLTNLIRELNEIGVKVNFADETVQLSYINGNETVNVKTLDKYVQRLTSQRNELEKEVDYLKWLKLVAKPDIAAEIDGCGNETERAKKYCELLRTHLKDLVKFMKEMLQSADRADTVGNEHKKIVLDVLLSSKILSNDFVRALEGMTVQDSVVANDRTDGSVRRSRSENIAEMAKNQASQSDSETFSEPDRTVSMARIGLQEMQYKNPSRSRFTKYTKAYSDSEDSADYVPYYKTYQNDLNDLDTSYQIQELKETNNMLYSELSALRNDLVTKVSFDCAIDEKLTLFIAKLEKSQRFCEKLQASLEKRIHEFHMLKKESKQNSFRKTQMEKKINDVEQMANEMTKQKTEFLQYKENEKKTKETLLILNKENEAMREGMKRLEEENETAKSTISILRKDLDHLTLSNSQILVENTKLTNDNIRLEQEMRKMETRYDVTVRSLHDKFSKEIFDLNQINDSHRTRVQELEATNKEFRRHMAVCEASDSAPSSSGVSSIPTDATLKQTCDILHEYQPYNNLQYWQSTNYYTLGGRSKSSCSPDLGIESDAAVTTIRPLKDTLKITESMTNLLSDEDSGNGNHRARDTNSESPLPIEGLDEVETLKQENEALKRRLMKTRRALEDTFEHLSASNKNKKNVEKAIIKQLMITRNVLKKTRTFDEPSDN, encoded by the exons ATGGCGGAGTTTGAAGAAACGATGATGTCTTCGTTCGTGAAGACGATGGAACTCGACAT CACCAATAATATGCCGTTGCAAGACATCACAATGAGTCAAACTATGCCATTGACAAATG GTGGAAACACAAAAGCATATggtgaaaatttttctgaggACAAAACCGGTGCGACGATGGCGCGATCGGGAAGTtgcggaggaggaggaggtggCGGTGGTGGAGTGGGTTATGGCAGAACTATGAAAGAATACGAGGATGAGCTGAGCAActtgaaaaaggaaaattttcaaCTAAAATTACGAATCTATTTtctggaagaaaaaaatccgGGAAGAAGTGGCATCAGTTCCTCCGATGAAGATATAATCAAGACGAACGTGGAATTAaag GACGAGTTGGAAAAATTAAGGAAGGAATTGAAGGAGAAACAAGTTCTTCTCAATCAGGCAGCCACAGCTTTCAAGTTATATGAAGAACAAAAAGCAAAGACTCAAGATCAATATCAACAATTACTTGAAACAGAGCGGGAAAAAGTAGCAAAACTCGAAAaag AGTTAGCGGAGCAGCGTGAAGGAGAGTTAGATGCATCCGCGTATTACACAGGAACATTCGGTACCACTCCAGAACAGGCGTTgaaaaatgcagaaaaattGCGACAGATGGAAGAATTAGTGGCTTCTCTTGAAACAGAG GTGAAACAGACAACTGTCACTTTAGAAGAAGAACGTTACTGGGCGGAGGAACTTGAGAACGAGAGGGACCAATTCAGACAGCAGTTGGATATGCAAACGCAACTCCGAGAGAAGCAGGACTGTGAGCGAATGCGAAGCATTGAGAAACTTCGTGAAGAAGTAAAGGAGTTAAAGGAAGAATTACTTAAGAAGGACTCCATTGTACAACAGTACAAAGACGATCTCAGTGAACGGGACAGGTTGCTGAAGCAGAAGAATACCATACTGGAGGAAAAATGTCGAATGTACGAAGAACTTAACCAAGTGtccgagaaaagaaaaaagcagATCGTTCAATTGAGGACATCTGTGAAAACGCGTGATGACGCCCTTGCAGAAATCAATAATAAGCATCGTACATTGTTATCGCAG TGCGAAAATTATGGTAAGCGTTCGCCGCCTAATAGTCCTTCGACTACACTATCTGCCGAATATTTACCGTTGTTTGTGGGGCAAAATACAACTAAATATGATGCTTTTGATCGCGAATTGaattcaaaagaaaatacaatatgtTTGAGTTCATCTTTAGGCAGAGATGGCAAAGAGGTCAGACAGTTAATCAAG GAATTGGAAGAGCGggataatgaattaaaacGGCAGGAAGAGATCAGAAaacaattgatattaaaattgtgcAATGCTCAGAAGCAGATAGAAAATTCAgagcaaaaattgaaaaaagtagAAGGCGAGCAAGAAAAAGCCCTTAAAGCGATACAAGGCTTTGTTCAACGCGAACAACAAATCCAAGATATATATTCTCGTAAAGAACAACAAATTCTGGAACTGGAAACAGAATtgcgtaaaagaaaaaacaatcaTGATCTTGTTTCATTGAAGGACCTCGGCATCAAGAATGTGGACAACTCTGAAAATGATTCCTGTGAACAG CAACGTTTCGAAGAAATGGAAAGCAAGATCAACGACCTACGGGAGCAAATCGAAACAATAAAAGCTGAGAAGAGTCTGTTGGAGAAACGGACGCAAGTTGAGTCTGAG GAACTTCAAGAACGTCTTCACGATAAAGAGCAAAGAATCGAGTTTCTGGAGACAGAGAAACAGATTATTACAGAAAAGTTGAAGGATAAAATCGCCGAGCTTGACAAGCTGAAGCACACCGAGACGAACAGTGTTAATGAAGTTACTACTACCGATCATCACAATGATACTCCACGAAGAGATGAATTGCTCGAGCAACTGAATCAACGAAATCTAGAAATCGAGgagaaaaatcgtaaaatcgAGCAACTGACGAAGGAGCTGCAGGTGACGACTCAGAATCTCCAGAAGCTGGTCAACACAGAGCTCTGGAgtaagaataaagaaattgcCAAGCTGCACAATCATATGACAGCATCATATGGCCACGACAAGAGTCGTAATAAATCCGAAACCGTCCAGGAAGCCGATAATTCACAGCTGACAAATCTGATTCGCGAGTTGAATGAGATCGGTGTTAAAGTGAATTTTGCGGATGAAACTGTTCAACTTAGTTACATTAACGGGAATGAAACGGTGAATGTGAAGACGTTAGATAAATACGTTCAGAGATTGACAAGTCAGCGAAATGAACTGGAGAAGGAAGTGGACTATCTGAAGTGGCTGAAACTCGTAGCGAAGCCTGATATCGCTGCGGAAATCGACGGTTGCGGCAACGAGACGGAACGGGCGAAAAAATACTGCGAGCTGCTGCGTACGCATCTAAAGGACTTGGTGAAATTCATGAAAGAGATGCTGCAGAGCGCTGATCGCGCAGACACCGTTGGTAACGAGCACAAGAAGATTGTGCTGGATGTTTTGCTCAGCTCTAAGATACTATCGAACGATTTCGTGCGTGCTCTTGAAGGCATGACCGTGCAGGATAGTGTGGTCGCGAACGATAGAACGGATGGTTCCGTGAGAAGGAGTCGGTCTGAAAACATCGCGGAGATGGCGAAGAATCAGGCATCGCAGTCGGATTCTGAGACGTTTTCCGAACCCGACCGAACCGTCTCCATGGCTAGAATCGGCCTGCAGGAAATGCAGTACAAAAATCCGAGCCGTTCcagatttacaaaatatacgaAGGCCTACAGCGATTCCGAAGACTCCGCAGACTATGTGCCTTACTATAAGACTTATCAGAATGATTTGAATGATTTGGACACGAGCTACCAAATACAAGAGctgaaagaaacaaataacatGCTGTATTCTGAGCTTAGCGCCCTAAGGAATGATCTGGTTACAAAAGTCTCTTTCGATTGT gcaattgatgaaaaattaacTCTATTCATTGCAAAATTGGAGAAGTCCCAAAGGTTCTGTGAAAAGTTACAAGCTTCCTTGGAAAAGAGAATACACGAATTTCACATGTTAAAAAAGGAGAGCAAACAGAATAGCTTTCGCAAAACGCAAATGGAGAAAAAGATCAATGACGTTGAACAAATGGCAAACGAAATGACAAAACAGAAAActgaatttttacaatataaagaaaacgAGAAGAAGACCAAGGAAACTCTATTAATTCTCAACAAGGAGAATGAAGCG atgCGAGAAGGAATGAAACGACTGGAAGAAGAAAACGAAACTGCCAAATCAACCATATCTATCTTGAGGAAAGATCTGGATCATCTCACTCTTTCGAATAGTCAGATACTCGTGGAGAATACCAAGTTGACAAACGACAATATAAGACTTGAACAAGAAATGAGGAAAATGGAGACTCGATACGACGTGACTGTTCGTTCGTTGCATGATAAATTCAGCAAAGAG ATATTTGATCTCAATCAGATCAATGATTCGCACCGAACAAGAGTGCAAGAACTCGAAGCAACGAATAAAGAGTTCAGGAGACACATGGCAGTGTGCGAAGCTAGCGATTCTGCACCGAGCTCGAGCGGCGTGTCGTCTATACCTACGGACGCCACGCTCAAACAAACCTGCGATATTCTACATGAATATCAACCTTATAAC aactTACAGTATTGGCAGTCGACAAATTATTACACGCTTGGAGGGCGTAGTAAGTCCAGTTGTTCGCCAGATTTAGGAATAGAAAGTGACGCCGCCGTTACTACAATAAGGCCTTTGAAAGACACATTAAAGATCACAGAATCTATGACTAACTTATTAAGTGATGAAGATAGTGGAAATGGTAATCATAGAGCTCGAGATACAAATAGTGAAAGTCCATTACCAATAGAAG gtcTTGATGAAGTAGAAACTTTGAAACAAGAGAATGAAGCATTAAAACGAAGACTGATGAAAACTAGAAGAGCGCTAGAGGACACGTTTGAGCATCTATCAGCttcaaataagaataaaaaaaacgttgAAAAAGCGATAATAAAGCAACTTATGATTACTAGAAATGTCCTAAAAAAAACGCGGACATTCGATGAACCTTCGGACAATTAA
- the Cnn gene encoding uncharacterized protein Cnn isoform X1: MLLGGCRYSTQNQNVPSTRSSTWGSYSRNTNNMPLQDITMSQTMPLTNGGNTKAYGENFSEDKTGATMARSGSCGGGGGGGGGVGYGRTMKEYEDELSNLKKENFQLKLRIYFLEEKNPGRSGISSSDEDIIKTNVELKDELEKLRKELKEKQVLLNQAATAFKLYEEQKAKTQDQYQQLLETEREKVAKLEKELAEQREGELDASAYYTGTFGTTPEQALKNAEKLRQMEELVASLETEVKQTTVTLEEERYWAEELENERDQFRQQLDMQTQLREKQDCERMRSIEKLREEVKELKEELLKKDSIVQQYKDDLSERDRLLKQKNTILEEKCRMYEELNQVSEKRKKQIVQLRTSVKTRDDALAEINNKHRTLLSQCENYGKRSPPNSPSTTLSAEYLPLFVGQNTTKYDAFDRELNSKENTICLSSSLGRDGKEVRQLIKELEERDNELKRQEEIRKQLILKLCNAQKQIENSEQKLKKVEGEQEKALKAIQGFVQREQQIQDIYSRKEQQILELETELRKRKNNHDLVSLKDLGIKNVDNSENDSCEQQRFEEMESKINDLREQIETIKAEKSLLEKRTQVESEELQERLHDKEQRIEFLETEKQIITEKLKDKIAELDKLKHTETNSVNEVTTTDHHNDTPRRDELLEQLNQRNLEIEEKNRKIEQLTKELQVTTQNLQKLVNTELWSKNKEIAKLHNHMTASYGHDKSRNKSETVQEADNSQLTNLIRELNEIGVKVNFADETVQLSYINGNETVNVKTLDKYVQRLTSQRNELEKEVDYLKWLKLVAKPDIAAEIDGCGNETERAKKYCELLRTHLKDLVKFMKEMLQSADRADTVGNEHKKIVLDVLLSSKILSNDFVRALEGMTVQDSVVANDRTDGSVRRSRSENIAEMAKNQASQSDSETFSEPDRTVSMARIGLQEMQYKNPSRSRFTKYTKAYSDSEDSADYVPYYKTYQNDLNDLDTSYQIQELKETNNMLYSELSALRNDLVTKVSFDCAIDEKLTLFIAKLEKSQRFCEKLQASLEKRIHEFHMLKKESKQNSFRKTQMEKKINDVEQMANEMTKQKTEFLQYKENEKKTKETLLILNKENEAMREGMKRLEEENETAKSTISILRKDLDHLTLSNSQILVENTKLTNDNIRLEQEMRKMETRYDVTVRSLHDKFSKEIFDLNQINDSHRTRVQELEATNKEFRRHMAVCEASDSAPSSSGVSSIPTDATLKQTCDILHEYQPYNNLQYWQSTNYYTLGGRSKSSCSPDLGIESDAAVTTIRPLKDTLKITESMTNLLSDEDSGNGNHRARDTNSESPLPIEGLDEVETLKQENEALKRRLMKTRRALEDTFEHLSASNKNKKNVEKAIIKQLMITRNVLKKTRTFDEPSDN, translated from the exons ATGCTTCTCGGCGGTTGTAGATATTCGACCCAAAATCAAAATGTGCCGTCCACGAGGAGTAGCACCTGGGGTTCTTACAGTCGAAA CACCAATAATATGCCGTTGCAAGACATCACAATGAGTCAAACTATGCCATTGACAAATG GTGGAAACACAAAAGCATATggtgaaaatttttctgaggACAAAACCGGTGCGACGATGGCGCGATCGGGAAGTtgcggaggaggaggaggtggCGGTGGTGGAGTGGGTTATGGCAGAACTATGAAAGAATACGAGGATGAGCTGAGCAActtgaaaaaggaaaattttcaaCTAAAATTACGAATCTATTTtctggaagaaaaaaatccgGGAAGAAGTGGCATCAGTTCCTCCGATGAAGATATAATCAAGACGAACGTGGAATTAaag GACGAGTTGGAAAAATTAAGGAAGGAATTGAAGGAGAAACAAGTTCTTCTCAATCAGGCAGCCACAGCTTTCAAGTTATATGAAGAACAAAAAGCAAAGACTCAAGATCAATATCAACAATTACTTGAAACAGAGCGGGAAAAAGTAGCAAAACTCGAAAaag AGTTAGCGGAGCAGCGTGAAGGAGAGTTAGATGCATCCGCGTATTACACAGGAACATTCGGTACCACTCCAGAACAGGCGTTgaaaaatgcagaaaaattGCGACAGATGGAAGAATTAGTGGCTTCTCTTGAAACAGAG GTGAAACAGACAACTGTCACTTTAGAAGAAGAACGTTACTGGGCGGAGGAACTTGAGAACGAGAGGGACCAATTCAGACAGCAGTTGGATATGCAAACGCAACTCCGAGAGAAGCAGGACTGTGAGCGAATGCGAAGCATTGAGAAACTTCGTGAAGAAGTAAAGGAGTTAAAGGAAGAATTACTTAAGAAGGACTCCATTGTACAACAGTACAAAGACGATCTCAGTGAACGGGACAGGTTGCTGAAGCAGAAGAATACCATACTGGAGGAAAAATGTCGAATGTACGAAGAACTTAACCAAGTGtccgagaaaagaaaaaagcagATCGTTCAATTGAGGACATCTGTGAAAACGCGTGATGACGCCCTTGCAGAAATCAATAATAAGCATCGTACATTGTTATCGCAG TGCGAAAATTATGGTAAGCGTTCGCCGCCTAATAGTCCTTCGACTACACTATCTGCCGAATATTTACCGTTGTTTGTGGGGCAAAATACAACTAAATATGATGCTTTTGATCGCGAATTGaattcaaaagaaaatacaatatgtTTGAGTTCATCTTTAGGCAGAGATGGCAAAGAGGTCAGACAGTTAATCAAG GAATTGGAAGAGCGggataatgaattaaaacGGCAGGAAGAGATCAGAAaacaattgatattaaaattgtgcAATGCTCAGAAGCAGATAGAAAATTCAgagcaaaaattgaaaaaagtagAAGGCGAGCAAGAAAAAGCCCTTAAAGCGATACAAGGCTTTGTTCAACGCGAACAACAAATCCAAGATATATATTCTCGTAAAGAACAACAAATTCTGGAACTGGAAACAGAATtgcgtaaaagaaaaaacaatcaTGATCTTGTTTCATTGAAGGACCTCGGCATCAAGAATGTGGACAACTCTGAAAATGATTCCTGTGAACAG CAACGTTTCGAAGAAATGGAAAGCAAGATCAACGACCTACGGGAGCAAATCGAAACAATAAAAGCTGAGAAGAGTCTGTTGGAGAAACGGACGCAAGTTGAGTCTGAG GAACTTCAAGAACGTCTTCACGATAAAGAGCAAAGAATCGAGTTTCTGGAGACAGAGAAACAGATTATTACAGAAAAGTTGAAGGATAAAATCGCCGAGCTTGACAAGCTGAAGCACACCGAGACGAACAGTGTTAATGAAGTTACTACTACCGATCATCACAATGATACTCCACGAAGAGATGAATTGCTCGAGCAACTGAATCAACGAAATCTAGAAATCGAGgagaaaaatcgtaaaatcgAGCAACTGACGAAGGAGCTGCAGGTGACGACTCAGAATCTCCAGAAGCTGGTCAACACAGAGCTCTGGAgtaagaataaagaaattgcCAAGCTGCACAATCATATGACAGCATCATATGGCCACGACAAGAGTCGTAATAAATCCGAAACCGTCCAGGAAGCCGATAATTCACAGCTGACAAATCTGATTCGCGAGTTGAATGAGATCGGTGTTAAAGTGAATTTTGCGGATGAAACTGTTCAACTTAGTTACATTAACGGGAATGAAACGGTGAATGTGAAGACGTTAGATAAATACGTTCAGAGATTGACAAGTCAGCGAAATGAACTGGAGAAGGAAGTGGACTATCTGAAGTGGCTGAAACTCGTAGCGAAGCCTGATATCGCTGCGGAAATCGACGGTTGCGGCAACGAGACGGAACGGGCGAAAAAATACTGCGAGCTGCTGCGTACGCATCTAAAGGACTTGGTGAAATTCATGAAAGAGATGCTGCAGAGCGCTGATCGCGCAGACACCGTTGGTAACGAGCACAAGAAGATTGTGCTGGATGTTTTGCTCAGCTCTAAGATACTATCGAACGATTTCGTGCGTGCTCTTGAAGGCATGACCGTGCAGGATAGTGTGGTCGCGAACGATAGAACGGATGGTTCCGTGAGAAGGAGTCGGTCTGAAAACATCGCGGAGATGGCGAAGAATCAGGCATCGCAGTCGGATTCTGAGACGTTTTCCGAACCCGACCGAACCGTCTCCATGGCTAGAATCGGCCTGCAGGAAATGCAGTACAAAAATCCGAGCCGTTCcagatttacaaaatatacgaAGGCCTACAGCGATTCCGAAGACTCCGCAGACTATGTGCCTTACTATAAGACTTATCAGAATGATTTGAATGATTTGGACACGAGCTACCAAATACAAGAGctgaaagaaacaaataacatGCTGTATTCTGAGCTTAGCGCCCTAAGGAATGATCTGGTTACAAAAGTCTCTTTCGATTGT gcaattgatgaaaaattaacTCTATTCATTGCAAAATTGGAGAAGTCCCAAAGGTTCTGTGAAAAGTTACAAGCTTCCTTGGAAAAGAGAATACACGAATTTCACATGTTAAAAAAGGAGAGCAAACAGAATAGCTTTCGCAAAACGCAAATGGAGAAAAAGATCAATGACGTTGAACAAATGGCAAACGAAATGACAAAACAGAAAActgaatttttacaatataaagaaaacgAGAAGAAGACCAAGGAAACTCTATTAATTCTCAACAAGGAGAATGAAGCG atgCGAGAAGGAATGAAACGACTGGAAGAAGAAAACGAAACTGCCAAATCAACCATATCTATCTTGAGGAAAGATCTGGATCATCTCACTCTTTCGAATAGTCAGATACTCGTGGAGAATACCAAGTTGACAAACGACAATATAAGACTTGAACAAGAAATGAGGAAAATGGAGACTCGATACGACGTGACTGTTCGTTCGTTGCATGATAAATTCAGCAAAGAG ATATTTGATCTCAATCAGATCAATGATTCGCACCGAACAAGAGTGCAAGAACTCGAAGCAACGAATAAAGAGTTCAGGAGACACATGGCAGTGTGCGAAGCTAGCGATTCTGCACCGAGCTCGAGCGGCGTGTCGTCTATACCTACGGACGCCACGCTCAAACAAACCTGCGATATTCTACATGAATATCAACCTTATAAC aactTACAGTATTGGCAGTCGACAAATTATTACACGCTTGGAGGGCGTAGTAAGTCCAGTTGTTCGCCAGATTTAGGAATAGAAAGTGACGCCGCCGTTACTACAATAAGGCCTTTGAAAGACACATTAAAGATCACAGAATCTATGACTAACTTATTAAGTGATGAAGATAGTGGAAATGGTAATCATAGAGCTCGAGATACAAATAGTGAAAGTCCATTACCAATAGAAG gtcTTGATGAAGTAGAAACTTTGAAACAAGAGAATGAAGCATTAAAACGAAGACTGATGAAAACTAGAAGAGCGCTAGAGGACACGTTTGAGCATCTATCAGCttcaaataagaataaaaaaaacgttgAAAAAGCGATAATAAAGCAACTTATGATTACTAGAAATGTCCTAAAAAAAACGCGGACATTCGATGAACCTTCGGACAATTAA